The window TCGGGGCCCACCAGCCGCGTGGCTCGGGAGCTGGGAAGTAGGATCCGCGAGACCCCGGGCTTCTCGCGAGACCCCGGGACGGTACCCGGGCGCAAGCCCACGTAGGAGACTGCGACCCGCAAACTCAGAATCCAGTAGGAAAATCAGCCCGGATCTGAGACCACAGCGTTCCCAGGGACATACTCCTGGCAAAAATGCAATACTTGCCACCATTCGTTCCCCTCTCACCAGCTGCGGCTAAAGGTGGCTCAGCCTGAACTTGACTCACCGAGGGAAAGGAGAACAGAGGAAGGACCACCTGGGGCTACCCGCGAACCCAGCCGTCCGTCCCACTGCGCGCCGGCAGCAAAACCGCGCACTTCCGTTCCGGCCACGTCCCGCCCACTCAAGAGGCACCGAAAGAGAGCGCAGGCGCACTGGTATCACGTGATCGCTCCCGGAAGCGCTGCCGGCTGCCTCGGTTCTGGGCGGGCTCCCGGCCGGTGGGATTTCGGAACTATGGCCAAGTACGGGAAGGAGCAGGATGCCCAGAGCGTGGCTGCGTTCACGGTGTTAAAGCGGGCGATGGAACTGGACTCGGATTCCCGGTACCAGCAGGCCCTGGTGTGTTACCAGGAGGGGATTGACCTGCTCATGCAGGTCCTGAGAGGTGAGCAGGGAGCCGTGGAGAGAGGACTAGATGAAAGGAACTGGATCTCGCTGTGCCTGGGGCGGAGTGAAAGTTAAGAATCCTTGTGCACAACGAGAAAGCAAATACGAATACAGAAGGCGGATATTCTACAGAACAAGTGGACTGGTTTCGTTTATACCTTTGATAGGTTGATGTCATCAAAAAAGAGGAACTACTCTAGATTTTTAAGAGACAGAGTAAAATGTAACATATAAGCCTTGATAGGACTAGTTTTGAAAGTAAATGTAAAAGACGTTTCTGGATCAGTTTGGAACGTTTGAATAGAGATTGGGTAACAAATTATTGACTTTGTTAAGCGGTATGTTTTTTTTCGAAAACTGCCTTTGATTTTTTGAGATGTAGACTTGAGCGTCTTGGAAAGAGTTTGTCACGGTATCTGAGTTTAAttttaaggaagagaaacaaTTGGAGCAAATGTGGCAGAATGCTAACAATCCTTAAATCAATGTGATGAGTAATAAGGGTGTTCGTTACACAATTATCTTTACTTCTCTGTATAGACGTTTTCTTTAGAAGTAAACAATAAAAGCACGTAGcggtaaaataaaaattgggagaaAATTCAGTGTGTACTGAAATTCGGTGTGAGAAATCATAGTATTGTGAATGGGGCAGCCAGACTTTATCTGTTGTGTAATTATTCAATGTTGAGAAGTACCCAAATAACCACTAACAAACAGTACAAtccttggcacatagtagacactcagtaattatatattatatgttaaatatatatgttacatatgtattatataaaactgGTTTAAGACTAGCCCCTGCTCCCCAACCCCTGGAGCTCCCAGTCTGGCCTAAGAtctctgtgtgcctttaacaGAAGCCTTGAAAGGACAGCAGAGGGCGCTCTTCAAGGGTGAGTGCTTTCGTCAGAACTATAAAAACTACCggggtgcctgcctgggtggctcaggtcatgatcttggggttcaaGAATAGAGCCATGCATTGGGTTTCACGcttgcggggagtctgcttctccctcctcacccccactcatgctccagcgcccactctctcaaataaaataaaatcttaaaaaaaaaaagaactataaaactaTCTTGGGAGAGCCCGTttggtgatgatagtgatgatggtgataggAGTAATTAATTATGAGTGCTGAGTGCTGGCACTGTGCAGAGTACATCAAAGTCataatcttggggtgcctgggtggcccaggggtgagcatctgtctttggctcagggcatgatcctggggtcctgggatctagccccacgtcgggctccccacagggagcttgcttctccctctgcctatgtctctctctgcgtggctcatgaataaataaatacaatctttaaaaaaaaaacataatcttgTTTCACCCCTACAATTGCCCTATGAAGTAGGAGGTAATGTTACCCTCATTTGCAgcataaaattaaacttttaagtCTCACTACAATTAGTAGAGTCACAATTGGAACCCAGGGCTTTAAAGACTCTGGTATACTGACTGCCAAAATGAGATAGTGTACAGTGTTGGTCAGATGGAGCATTGTTAAAATTCTGGTGCTCTAGGGTTGTCAAGTGGAGCGCTGCTCAAGTTCTGGCACTCTGGGAATCTGAATCAGGAGAATCCGGTTTTGCTCCAGTGTGCTCCCTGATTCCACAGAGGTTATAGAGACAGTGACATAATCTTACAGATTAAGGTACAAATGCAAATAACGCCATATAGGGAATAAGTGCCAGGAGAGGGTTATAGACAAGTGCAATGAAGATTTAGAcagttatgggatccctgggtggcgcagcggtttggcgcctgtctttggcccagggtgcgatcctggagacccgggatcgaatcccacgtcgggctcccggtgcatggagcctgcttcttcctctgcctgtgtctctgcctctctctctctctgtgtgactatcataaataaataaaaattaaaaaaatattaaagatttagaCAGTTAAAGGTCATTTGGGGGAGGAAAAGTGGAGGTAGCTTTTGACAGGGGCTTTGGAGGAGTAAGTAGCATTTCAGCAATGAAATTCAGCTAAGTGTTTAAATTCTGTCTGTGCTGTTTTATTAAATAAGTGGTTCAGTTTGGTTCCAGCATGTGTCtatagagaaagagtgagaagtTAAGTTTAAAGATAGAGTGAGTCTTGGAACACAGAGTGGATGGCCTTGACCGCCAGATTTTAACTCATTCCATAGATGAGGAGAAACCATTTAAAGTTTTTACAAAAGATTGGTGTAATTAAAGTTGCATGTCAGGGCTTGTCTCTATAAGGAATATGCTCTTCTCTcaagtatttgtatttgtatagcATACTCCCTCTTTATACAAATATTACTTTCTCtgtgaggccttccctgacctcctaTGTAAAATTGCAGCCTCCTCCTAGGACTCCCTTATCCttcttccttgttttattttatttaataacacTTACCACAATCTAACATACATACTTATCTGATTTACTTTTCTTGTTGTCTGTCCTCCAACTTGAATAAGAGAGGACAATTGTGTCTGTACTAGGCTTGAACAAGCCAGTACATATACTGTGGTTAATAAAAGAAGTTACACATAAGGAGAGCAGAAGGGCTAGAATGAAACCTATGGGATCAAAGATACCATCATGaacttctggtttaaaaaaaaaatatatatatatatatatatacacacacacacacacacacagttgaatagacagaaataaatgcagatgtatatatatgttagtaaccctacatatattttttagcCATGTTGATTGAAAGAGTCTAGAAGTAGTGACAGGACTTTCCTAGTGGTGACAAGTACACTTGGCACCCAGAATTGGATTTCTTCATACCATTCTCCAACAAAGGAACCAGGGGTTCTTGGAAACGGTtgattccagggctggggcagggaaaaCACAAGATGAGTTGAAAACATTTTGcaccagaaagcaaggaagtgaTCAAAATTTGAGGAGTCTGTTGAAAGGACAggggccagggatccctgggtggcacagcggtttagcgcctgcctttggcccagggcatgatcctggagacccaggattgaatcccacgtcgggctcctggtgcatggagcctgcttctccctctgcctgtgtctctgcctctctctctctctctctgtgtgtgactatcataaataaatttttaaaaattaaaaaaataaagaaaggacagGGGCCAACATGAAGGAGCTGTCAAAGCCAAAGCTAATAAAAttagaacaagaaaataatagtattgccatttgcaatgacatcgATGgtgctagagagtattatgctaagtgaaataagtcagagaaataccatatgatttcactcatatgtagaatttaagaagcaaatgagcaaagagaaaaagagaggcaaaccaagaaatagattcataactacagggaacaaactgatggttaccagaggggaggtggtggagggatgggtgaaataggtgatggggattaagaagcgcacttgtgatgagtagtgggtgatgtatggaagttttgaattactatattataaCCAGAAAGTAATAttacaatgtatgttaactaactggaatttaaataaaaaataaataaataaataaataaataaataaacaaacaatagtATTGGATTACAACCCACAgactaaaataaatatgcatgagtccatattgatataaattGATCAtcgaataaataagtagatgggAGGAAGGATAGCTCTTCTTTACAGTAGCAttccaagtttgtttgtttgtttgtttattcatttatttatttatttatttttaagattttatttattcatgagagacacagagagaaggcagagacataggtagagggagaagcaggctccatgcagagagcctgatgtgagacttgatcctggatctctgggatcacgccctgaaccaaaggcagacactcaactgctgagccactcacaCGTCCCGCAttccaaatttataaattaaatgataGAATAGGAAATCTCTGTTTGACAGACACTCTAGTGATAGTTGTTCCAGGCAAGGACCATCAATGGGTGCTAAAATTAGTGGATAAAAGTGATGAGAAACAGGGTATCTTCCCACAAGATACTTATTTAGAAGGGACAAAATAGTgattttacagtggagaaatcttAGATTACCACATGATCAAAGTTAATGTCACCAGTAGTAACACATATTGACATCATGTACCCACTGAGAAGGGCCTGCTTGGATGATGATTTTTGTGCTAAAAATGTGTAAcctcaatctaatcatgagaaaacatcaatAGCTCCAAATGAGAGACATCCTACAAAATAACTGAGCACTGTTTTCCTCAAATGTCAAAATCATAAAAGGTGGAGAGAGGCCAAGAACCTATACAGATTGGAGGAAAGGACACTAAGAAGACATGATAAGTATATGCTGTGTAAGATCCTGGACCAGAAAACAAACTTTCTTTAGTGGGACAATTGGTGGAATACAAGGTTTGTAGATAAGTTAGTAGTGTTGTATCAGTGTTAATTTCCTAACTCTGATAAttgtactatatttatatattagtacTAGGGGAGTCTGGGTGAAAGGATGCTGTACCATTAttgcaatttttctataaatacaaaattctaaataaaatatattttaatggagtttaaaagtgaaattattatgaaaaatataagcaaTATCAAAAGGGAGGAATGAAGAAACCAGAAGTGATTTGGTGACCAATTGGGTTTGGGGGTTAGGGCATAGGTAAGATTTTACTgataatgtatattaaaaaaaataccttacaTTTTTGAGATGGCTGGGAAAATAATTGAACATAAACTATAACCAGGAAGTCTAGAAGAGAAACTGGTTTTGTGTAAGAAAGATAAGTGTTGGgacaaccctggtggctcagtggtttagcactgccttcggcccagggcctgatcctggagacccgggatcgagtcccacgtcaggctttttgcatggagcctgcttctccctctgcctgtgtctctgcctgtgtgtgtgtgtgtgtgtgtgtgtgtgtgtgtgtgtgtgtgtgatgaataaataaataaaatcttaaaaaaaatgtaagtgttGTTTGCTATGTTTTGATTATGCTAAGATTTCAGATTTGTGGTTGATTACGACAAAACAATTCTTAGACTCAGGTTTGACATGTAATAAGCCACCTTTGTCACCTCACCAAATTTGATGTCCCCAGCTGTGAGACACAGTGGCAGAGTCTcctctcaataaagctgttccaGATGCTTAGTGTAAAAATGAAGGTCTTGCATGATCAAGCCAAATATGAGCACATTAGTGTATTTTAGAACTGAGGCAAACCATGCTTAAGGATAGGAAATTTGTGGAAAACTTGAGAAACTAGAAATAATGCCTGTACTAAATAGAAAAACTATTTGGAAATttgagaatgtattttttaatttgtaggtaccaaagatgatacaaagaaacgTGATCTCCGAAAACAAATTTCTGGCTACATGGATAAAGCAGAAATAGTAAAGAAATACTTGGACcaagaaaaagaaggtaaagaGGCTAATTTACAGAATGTGTCCATAAGCTATTGTGACAAAGCTCATTTCATCCAATGTTTCTGGCTCTGCCTTTTGGAACTCTGGTCTGGACCATTTATCCCTGGGAGCCTACTGGTTTATTCTGCATTTCCACTTCCCTATACATAAGTTATTCTTAACCTTTTTGGGGGGGACCCTGCAGTGGGGAGGTGGTTTTCACATATCCtcttgagaatctgatgaaagctaTACATACTGCAGAACTCTGCATGCTGTTTTAAGTTCACAGATCCCCATGAAGGTAATGTGTGAACTAAAGTTGAGATAATACTGCACAGAAATAGGGAATGtaaatcttgtattttatttctattttcctttagaaaatgaaCACAATGTTGAAGTAGCTAAAGAAACTCCTGGGACTTCTTTAGGATTTTGCTGTGAATCAAAACATTCCAGGAGTTAAGTATTCCTAATGACTGGAGATGCCATAGGTGTCCTTCCCTACTTATTATTAGTTTCTACTCATGAGTATGCAGTTTACAAACATCTATCTATAAATGATCATCACCACTTTTCCCTGGCATACCTGCTTTTGTTAGCCAGAGTTACTACTGCCCTCAAAAAGCCAGtgcctccaggggcacctgggtggctcagtcaggtaagtgtctgactcttggtttcagctcaggccatgatctcatggatcatgagatCGAACCTGTATTGGGCTCTGCTCACAGGcagcacagtctgcttaagattgtctctcttcctctgcccctccccaccccctactctctttaaataaataaataaataaataaataaataaataaataaataaataaataataaaatcttaaaaaaaaaaaaaaaaatatatataaaaccccaCCAGCGCTTCCAGCCCTCAGCTGCTCTTCCTCACTGTTCTTATAtggccctcccccacctcttcctAGTATTCTGTATTAGCCCATACCCTGGGTACTCCCCTGCCGGAGCTCCTCTGTTGGGTGGGAATAAAAAGTATTTACTTTACCCTAAATTTAAATGTACaatgaaatttccttttaaaaccttgattaaaaaaaaaaagagccttgaTAAAATATAGTACCATCAGCATTGTGGCTTGAATACATTGGGTTAAATTAACCTATGTGGCTAGCTTGGCTTGAAAACTGATACATAGTTGCTAACATATTTGGGGAAATATTAGGAACAGAATCAAACTACTGGTCTTTAaacaaactttaaatatataacaatCATGTAAATTAGGAACTACCATTAgaggtcatatttttaaaaaacttaaaggtCTTTGATAACTAATTCAATAATTATTCATTTCGAATGAACAAAAGCAATGGAACTATCTTACTGATCCTGTAGGATCCTagtctttggcttgggttgttAAGAAGTGCTATAAATTTCTGCTTAAAATATTCTATAAGTTCTTCCCTAGAGACTTCAAAATTCCACATAGTACtgaatttatatgtttaataCTTTAGCTATTAAATTGCAGGAACATAAAAAGGACTAAAATCTGAAAGGAAGGACAAGGAAGCCCTGGAGTTCTAGCTTATTGTTTTACTCACGGTGACAGAGTATCAGCTATCATTATACATATGGGCTTCTCTTAGATAAACTGCCTGGTCTGTAGGATTTGATCCAAGAACCTGTTCCGAGAAATCTCTGGACTTTCCCACTTGGCCTCCATGAAGATAAAAATCACTTATGGGATTGTTTGCCTTATTTATCTCTGTATGTGTAGCATCTTGCTTTGTGCCTCATATATATGTAGTAGGTATtcagaaatatttgctgagtggAGGAGTTAAATTAACTTGTATCAGATCCTGGTTAATCACTGTATGTAAATATGtgtaaaaggaatataaatgGTCATTGGTTATATTATTGAAATTGTGTTTTGTAGATGGAAAATATCATAAGCAgattaaaatagaagagaatgcAACTGGTTTCAGTTATGAGTCACTTTTTCAACAATACCTTAATGAAACAGTTACAGAAGTTTGGATACAAGATCCTTACATCAGACAGATTCATCAGGTAGgtgaaatgtacaaaaatatgatgaaatgttatttaaaatgtattgagtTAGTAATAACCTATCCTGATGTCTTTCAGCTATATAACTTTCTTCGATTTTGTGAGATGCTTATTAAGAAACCATGTAAAGTAAAAACTATTCATCTTCTCACATCTCTGGATGAAGTAGGTATCTGAAAGCATTTACTGTTTCTGCATTTACTCTTTCTTCATTCACTTTATTCAGATACAAGATGTAGTTTGAGCAAGGAAAATGTGGACACTGCTTCAGCTAGAACTATTTCTTCAGGATTATCTAACTACAGGACTAAAATACCTTCCTTCCAAACAatgctgttgatttttttttttttttttacctcgcATTGGGCCACTTTGCTAAGCTCTTTGATTCAAATAGTTTGTCAGTTTAGTCTCTTGGATGTTCCAGGATATGATCACATGTTTGCACTATTGACAGTTTTGTCTCTTCTTTACCAATGATTATATAGTATTGGCCTTCTGGTGGATCATAGCATAATAGCATCTC of the Vulpes lagopus strain Blue_001 chromosome 5, ASM1834538v1, whole genome shotgun sequence genome contains:
- the MITD1 gene encoding MIT domain-containing protein 1 isoform X2; protein product: MAKYGKEQDAQSVAAFTVLKRAMELDSDSRYQQALVCYQEGIDLLMQVLRGTKDDTKKRDLRKQISGYMDKAEIVKKYLDQEKEDGKYHKQIKIEENATGFSYESLFQQYLNETVTEVWIQDPYIRQIHQLYNFLRFCEMLIKKPCKVKTIHLLTSLDEGSGKQQQSSGLQEIKESLQDHGVLLELEYSSSVHDREIRFNNGWMIKIGRGLDYFKKPQSRFSLGYCDFDLRPCHETTVDIFHNKHTKKI
- the MITD1 gene encoding MIT domain-containing protein 1 isoform X4, coding for MAKYGKEQDAQSVAAFTVLKRAMELDSDSRYQQALVCYQEGIDLLMQVLRGTKDDTKKRDLRKQISGYMDKAEIVKKYLDQEKEDGKYHKQIKIEENATGFSYESLFQQYLNETVTEVWIQDPYIRQIHQGSGKQQQSSGLQEIKESLQDHGVLLELEYSSSVHDREIRFNNGWMIKIGRGLDYFKKPQSRFSLGYCDFDLRPCHETTVDIFHNKHTKKI
- the MITD1 gene encoding MIT domain-containing protein 1 isoform X1; protein product: MAKYGKEQDAQSVAAFTVLKRAMELDSDSRYQQALVCYQEGIDLLMQVLRGTKDDTKKRDLRKQISGYMDKAEIVKKYLDQEKEDGKYHKQIKIEENATGFSYESLFQQYLNETVTEVWIQDPYIRQIHQLYNFLRFCEMLIKKPCKVKTIHLLTSLDEGSGKQQQSSGLQEIKESLQDHGVLLELEYSSSVHDREIRFNNGWMIKIGRGLDYFKKPQVQVLVMLNLKRLKPVCQALLYGNSGSQESKYWT
- the MITD1 gene encoding MIT domain-containing protein 1 isoform X3 — protein: MAKYGKEQDAQSVAAFTVLKRAMELDSDSRYQQALVCYQEGIDLLMQVLRGTKDDTKKRDLRKQISGYMDKAEIVKKYLDQEKEDGKYHKQIKIEENATGFSYESLFQQYLNETVTEVWIQDPYIRQIHQGSGKQQQSSGLQEIKESLQDHGVLLELEYSSSVHDREIRFNNGWMIKIGRGLDYFKKPQVQVLVMLNLKRLKPVCQALLYGNSGSQESKYWT